From the genome of Melitaea cinxia chromosome 12, ilMelCinx1.1, whole genome shotgun sequence, one region includes:
- the LOC123658321 gene encoding ribonuclease P protein subunit p40-like, translating to MLCPEVWNFPSPKVITSYKKRINLEAVTENVELNSFYKSAIITCPDELHTPQHISDILLEDSDYYKVNNCSLDEFLDPIFIHNFVKAGKLYCLTSDTNCIVHNCAAVTPNGILTLHLLEPIYQTLGLEGRKCPHNYYEVKIDLINLKNYEKTRKALRKLHTFSFYISWEPDTDTVCPSSIAKYLCDINLEVTCHSLEVKKVTPDIKSIPTLVDTDIEEMVEWVGMLAHEGDLRPTEGYVSLYCEPECSAPLQSSRISLLIIKGFLTPNILSNVCKSLSDYVVSRDLENYWASISIQSMENSLWQWSPSSPKMFQAHNCSSNIFFCKDGCTLFSIGQLKYS from the coding sequence ATGCTTTGTCCCGAAGTATGGAATTTCCCATCCCCCAAAGTGATAACGTCGTACAAGAAACGTATTAATTTAGAAGCTGTTACAGAGAATGTAGAATTAAACAGCTTTTATAAAAGTGCAATCATAACTTGTCCAGATGAATTACATACGCCTCAACATATATCTGACATTCTACTAGAAGATAGtgattattataaagtaaacaaTTGTTCTTTGGATGAATTTTTGGACCCGattttcattcataatttcGTCAAAGCGGGTAAGCTTTACTGTTTAACATCGGACACAAACTGCATAGTACACAACTGCGCCGCAGTAACTCCGAACGGGATACTAACCTTACATTTACTGGAGCCGATATATCAGACATTAGGCTTAGAAGGACGAAAGTGCCCTCACAACTATTATGAAGTTAAAATtgacttaattaatttaaaaaactatgaGAAAACTAGAAAAGCTTTAAGAAAACTTCATACATTCAGTTTTTACATCTCTTGGGAGCCAGATACAGATACCGTTTGTCCATCTTCAATTGCAAAGTATTTATGTGACATAAATTTAGAAGTCACATGCCACAGCCTTGAAGTAAAGAAAGTAACGCCAGATATCAAATCAATACCGACATTAGTGGACACCGATATTGAGGAAATGGTAGAATGGGTCGGGATGTTGGCACACGAGGGGGATTTACGTCCTACAGAGGGCTATGTAAGCTTATACTGTGAACCAGAATGCTCAGCGCCTTTACAATCATCACGGATATCATTACTCATCATCAAAGGATTCTTAACACCCAACATATTATCAAATGTGTGTAAATCTCTATCTGATTATGTGGTTTCTCGAGATTTAGAAAACTATTGGGCGTCGATTAGCATACAGAGTATGGAAAATAGTTTGTGGCAATGGAGCCCGAGTAGTCCCAAAATGTTTCAAGCGCATAACTGTTCttctaatattttcttttgtaaagaTGGTTGTACATTATTTTCAATAGGACAATTAAAGTATTCAtaa
- the LOC123658572 gene encoding superoxide dismutase [Cu-Zn]: MPAKAVCVLNGDVSGTVFFDQKDANSPVIVSGEVSGLSKGLHGFHIHEFGDNTNGCTSAGPHFNPLKQDHGAPDAAVRHVGDLGNIEATSAGGVTKVNIQDSQISLTGPNSIVGRTLVVHADPDDLGVGGHELSKTTGNAGARIACGVIGLAKA; encoded by the exons ATGCCGGCCAAAGCAGTGTGTGTATTAAACGGTGATGTTAGCGGCACAGTTTTCTTCGACCagaag GATGCTAATTCTCCAGTCATCGTTAGTGGAGAAGTCTCTGGCCTGTCAAAg GGTTTGCACGGTTTCCACATCCATGagtttggtgacaatacaaatGGATGCACATCGGCTGGTCCTCACTTCAACCCTTTGAAACAAGACCACGGAGCCCCCGACGCAGCAGTCAGACATGTTGGTGATCTCGGTAACATTGAAGCTACATCGGCTGGTGGTGTTACAAag GTAAACATCCAAGACTCCCAAATCTCCCTAACGGGACCGAACAGTATCGTCGGACGTACGTTGGTAGTCCACGCTGACCCAGATGACCTCGGAGTAGGAGGTCATGAGCTTAGCAAGACCACAGGAAATGCTGGGGCCCGTATTGCTTGCGGTGTCATTGGACTAGCCAAAGCATaa